The Primulina eburnea isolate SZY01 chromosome 13, ASM2296580v1, whole genome shotgun sequence genome includes a region encoding these proteins:
- the LOC140810516 gene encoding FCS-Like Zinc finger 6-like: MTEFNLDLTAQTNNQPRKGGSAAVTPRQQLRNSVGFVETSHFLRACFLCQRRLVHGHDIYMYRGDSAFCSLECRQQQMVQDERLEKCSVASKKDAGTAASTGGGPQVSAEGERVAAV; the protein is encoded by the exons ATGACGGAGTTCAATCTGGACCTCACCGCCCAGACTAATAATCAGCCTCGCAAAGGCGGATCCGCTGCCGTTACTCCAAGACAGCAACTCCGTAACTCTGTTGGTTTTGTAGAGACTTCTCATTTCCTGAGGGCTTGCTTTCTTTGCCAACGCCGTCTTGTCCACGGTCATGATATCTACATGTATAG AGGCGACAGTGCTTTCTGCAGTCTAGAATGCAGACAACAGCAGATGGTTCAAGACGAAAGATTAGAGAAGTGTTCTGTGGCGTCCAAAAAAGATGCAGGAACCGCCGCCTCCACCGGCGGCGGACCCCAAGTCTCCGCCGAAGGCGAGAGGGTCGCCGCCGTGTAG
- the LOC140809355 gene encoding uncharacterized protein → MAMLDSFFSKRFNAAKCKTLLKLTIPRIKLLRNRREMQLKQMRREIAKLLETGQEATARIRVEHIIREEKMMAAQEIVELFCELISVRLPIIEAQRECPLDLKEAISSVCFAAPRCADLAELSQVQMLFAGKYGKEFVSAATELMPECGVNRQLVELLSIRAPAPDVKLKLLKEIAEEHELDWDPSVSESELLKSHEDLLNGPTQFVSGSKLPLPKEKHEGTTHTTSENAISEYSDSDEGFDIIDFPEVPTQPLQPNKGTSSAPEMLPFPASALYEIDDQEETQPSDDNDHLPQLTLEDEVQEKLVVKGQSPTISAGPAGKKEFQPVLSAPSQPSSFSVRESNFPPTTKTKGDIMDLQDVLAAAQAAAESAERAAAAARSAASIAQLRISGLANKNNEDGSICTVENPFHLDKSKSGMLQNVDFDKQKPFGSSDSLSSPNLSNGSENCPPTHQPTAHRSSEVSKDDSSSTSSPVLDQETGLHQPQRLPSMDDEPYFSYPNLFTSQASNLSTGAESFKESK, encoded by the exons ATGGCGATGCTTGATTCCTTCTTCAGCAAACGATTTAATGCTGCAAAATG TAAAACTTTGCTGAAACTTACTATACCTCGTATAAAATTGCTGAGGAATCGAAGAGAGATGCAATTAAAGCAGATGCGCCGTGAAATTGCCAAGCTCCTTGAGACTGGCCAAGAAGCCACTGCTCGAATTCGG GTTGAGCATATCATaagagaagaaaagatgatGGCTGCACAAGAAATAGTTGAGCTTTTTTGCGAGCTAATTTCTGTTCGTCTTCCAATTATTGAAGCCCAAAG GGAATGCCCTCTGGACTTGAAGGAAGCAATATCTAGTGTGTGCTTTGCTGCACCAAGATGCGCTGATCTTGCTGAGTTGTCACAAGTGCAAATGCTATTTGCTGGTAAATATGGTAAAGAATTTGTGTCTGCTGCAACCGAGCTTATGCCAGAGTGTGGTGTCAATCGGCAG TTGGTGGAACTGTTATCTATTCGAGCACCCGCTCCAGATGTGAAATTGAAGCTGCTAAAGGAAATTGCTGAAGAGCACGAACTTGATTGGGACCCGAGTGTGTCTGAAAGTGAATTATTGAAGTCACATGAAGACTTGTTG AATGGACCGACACAATTTGTCAGTGGTTCTAAATTACCCCTTCCAAAAGAGAAGCACGAAGGGACAACCCATACTACTTCGGAAAATGCGATTTCTGAATATTCAGATTCTGATGAAGGATTTGACATCATAGATTTTCCAGAAGTTCCGACACAGCCATTACAGCCAAACAAAGGCACCTCCTCGGCCCCAGAGATGCTTCCTTTTCCTGCCTCTGCTCTATATGAAATTGATGATCAAGAAGAAACACAACCTTCTGATGATAATGATCATCTACCGCAGTTGACACTAGAAGACGAGGTGCAAGAGAAACTAGTTGTAAAAGGACAATCACCAACTATTTCAGCTGGTCCAGCGGGAAAAAAAGAGTTTCAGCCAGTTTTATCTGCTCCGTCACAGCCATCATCATTTTCTGTCAGGGAATCTAATTTTCCTCCTACCACAAAGACTAAAGGTGATATTATGGATTTACAGGATGTATTGGCTGCTGCTCAGGCAGCTGCTGAATCAGCTGAGCGTGCGGCTGCAGCAGCTCGGTCAGCAGCTAGCATTGCCCAACTTCGAATCAGTGGTCTTGCCAACAAGAACAATGAAGACGGCTCTATTTGTACTGTTGAGAACCCTTTTCATCTCGACAAATCCAAGTCAGGCATGCTCCAAAATGTTGACTTTGACAAACAAAAGCCATTTGGGTCATCTGATAGTCTTTCTTCTCCAAACCTGAGTAACGGCTCTGAAAACTGTCCCCCAACTCATCAGCCgacagctcatcgttcatctgAGGTTTCCAAAGATGATTCCTCATCAACCAGCAGCCCTGTTCTCGATCAGGAAACCGGCCTTCACCAACCTCAGCGATTGCCTTCGATGGACGATGAGCCATATTTTTCATATCCAAACTTGTTCACATCCCAAGCTTCAAATCTCAGCACCGGTGCAGAATCATTTAAGGAATCCAAATGA
- the LOC140810092 gene encoding LOW QUALITY PROTEIN: transcription factor TGA1-like (The sequence of the model RefSeq protein was modified relative to this genomic sequence to represent the inferred CDS: deleted 1 base in 1 codon), which translates to MTSHSTQFAPLSRIGIYASPLHQLSMWDDSTFESSLCSPGTGVCTATIIDTEPKIDDRSDQYASDKSLGHSEDNQASNGASDKIQRRLAQNRAAAKKSRLRKKAYVQQLETSRLKLAQLELELGRARQQGLLIAGAATNMAFCGTINSGIGAFEMEYGRWIDEQDRKISELRTVLQTPIADVELHILVENVLNHYCNLFRMKRAAARVDAFYLVSGMWRTSVERFFLWIGGFRPSELINVVFPHLEPLDDLQRANVTNLRDSCSQAEEALTQGMDKLRTNYVAKYNLSPVAPGSYSNQMGSALEKLESLETFIHQADHLREQSLQQMSRILTTRQAAKGLVAFAEHFQRLRALSSLWSARPPRPV; encoded by the exons ATGACTTCTCATTCGACTCAATTCGCCCCGTTAAGTAGGATCGGCATATATGCATCACCTCTCCACCAACTTAGTATGTGGGATGACTCTACTTTTGAAAGTAGTCTCTGCAGTCCTGGAACTGGTGTGTGCACCGCTACAATCATCGATACCGAACCCAAAATCGACGATAGG TCTGATCAATATGCTTCTGATAAATCACTGGGGCATTCTGAAGATAATCAGGCATCTAACGGTGCTTCAGACAAG ATACAAAGAAGATTGGCTCAAAATCGCGCGGCTGCCAAGAAAAGCCGATTACGCAAGAAG GCTTATGTTCAGCAACTGGAAACAAGCCGTTTGAAGCTAGCACAGCTTGAGCTAGAACTCGGGCGAGCCCGACAACAG GGTTTGCTCATAGCTGGTGCTGCAACCAATATGGCATTTTGTGGAACTATCAATTCAG GAATTGGAGCATTTGAGATGGAATACGGTCGCTGGATTGACGAGCAAGACCGGAAAATCTCGGAACTAAGAACTGTTCTGCAGACACCAATAGCTGATGTAGAGCTCCATATCCTTGTAGAAAATGTACTAAATCATTACTGCAATCTCTTTCGCATGAAAAGAGCTGCTGCCAGGGTCGATGCATTCTACTTGGTTTCTGGCATGTGGAGAACATCCGTCGAACGATTCTTCCTCTGGATAGGAGGCTTCCGACCATCGGAACTCATTAAC GTTGTATTTCCTCATCTAGAGCCGTTGGACGATCTGCAAAGAGCGAATGTGACCAACTTGAGAGACTCTTGCTCGCAAGCTGAGGAGGCTCTCACACAAGGAATGGACAAGCTTCGTACAAACTATGTCGCAAAGTATAACCTTTCT CCCGTGGCTCCCGGCAGCTACAGCAACCAAATGGGCTCGGCTCTTGAAAAGTTGGAATCACTCGAAACATTCATACATCAA GCGGACCATCTCCGAGAGCAAAGTCTACAACAgatgtcacgaatcttgacgaCACGACAAGCAGCAAAAGGGTTGGTTGCTTTTGCGGAGCATTTTCAACGTCTGCGTGCCTTAAGCTCGTTATGGTCTGCTCGTCCTCCGAGACCTGTGTGA
- the LOC140808710 gene encoding pentatricopeptide repeat-containing protein At4g18520, chloroplastic-like, translating to MFSPLYSSLLYQNQPPCPLDTLLFIPPIRGNKVHRTEVQYIAHYTHILNFPNVSKKPPFFTRSHALYVSPENVDDYYNVHVYKTNPIIQPIDSSTFCHWVQTCSNTEEVRKMHALVVKIMRDPVVFVNNNLISVYVKFGDLVSARGVFDYMLERNVVSWTAMLNGYQRYGINDEALRLYCEFITSGFVGNSKTFVCMLNLCSKTFDYELGRQLHASVIKSQSVIKRQSGSLILNSAILHFYAQCGDLDGAFLVFDGMERWDVICWTTIITAYSQHGRGQDAFAMFLRMISDGLDPNEFTVSSLLNACGEEQALKFGRQLHGTIVKNSYDMDVYVGTSLLDMYAKCGEIVDSRTLFDRMKWKNAVTWTSIIAGYARNGNGEGAIRLFRMMGRLKVFANNLTMVSILRACGLLQALSLGKEAHAQVFKTFSPSNIFIGSALVWLYCKCGDYVSASKVLQYLPDKDVVSWTAMISGCSLLGHEYEALEYLKEMLGDGVEPNPYTYSSALKACAKLENINQGRLIHSSINKSPELSNVFVGSALVHMYSKCGYLSDAVQVFDSMPEKNLVSWKSMIVAYARNGLCGEALRLMYQMRAEGIEVDDYILSTVLSSCGDFEWDKCLSSQHRLQS from the coding sequence ATGTTCTCTCCATTGTATAGCTCCCTGCTATATCAAAATCAGCCGCCTTGTCCACTTGATACTCTGTTATTCATTCCACCAATACGcggaaataaagtccatagaacaGAAGTTCAGTATATAGCCCATTACACTCACATATTGAATTTCCCCAACGTTTCCAAGAAGCCACCTTTTTTTACTCGTTCACATGCTCTATATGTATCTCCAGAAAATGTGGATGATTACTACAATGTGCATGTATACAAGACTAATCCAATTATTCAACCAATTGACTCCAGCACATTTTGCCATTGGGTTCAGACTTGTTCTAATACTGAAGAGGTTAGGAAAATGCATGCCTTGGTTGTTAAGATTATGAGAGATCCAGTAGTTTTTGTTAATAATAACTTGATCAGCGTGTATGTGAAATTTGGGGATTTGGTGTCAGCTCGTGGGGTGTTTGATTATATGTTGGAGAGAAATGTTGTTTCCTGGACGGCAATGCTTAATGGATACCAGAGATATGGGATAAATGATGAAGCTTTGAGATTGTACTGTGAGTTTATTACCAGTGGGTTTGTGGGAAACTCCAAGACATTTGTGTGCATGTTAAATTTGTGTAGCAAGACCTTTGATTATGAACTTGGAAGGCAACTTCATGCTTCTGTAATAAAGAGTCAATCTGTAATAAAGAGGCAATCGGGTAGTTTAATCTTAAATAGCGCCATCTTACATTTTTACGCTCAATGTGGTGATTTGGATGGTGCTTTTCTTGTATTTGATGGAATGGAAAGATGGGATGTAATTTGTTGGACTACGATAATTACAGCTTATTCACAACACGGAAGAGGGCAGGACGCATTTGCCATGTTTTTGAGGATGATATCTGATGGACTTGATCCAAACGAGTTTACTGTCTCTAGCTTGTTGAATGCCTGTGGTGAAGAACAAGCACTGAAATTTGGTAGACAATTACATGGAACCATTGTGAAGAATTCATATGATATGGATGTTTATGTTGGGACTTCACTGCTGGATATGTATGCAAAGTGTGGAGAAATAGTGGACTCCAGAACACTCTTTGATAGAATGAAATGGAAAAATGCTGTCACTTGGACTTCTATTATAGCAGGATATGCTCGTAATGGGAATGGTGAGGGCGCCATTAGACTGTTCCGTATGATGGGGAGATTGAAGGTATTTGCAAACAACTTAACCATGGTTAGTATTCTCCGAGCTTGCGGTTTACTCCAGGCTTTGTCATTAGGAAAAGAAGCGCATGCACAGGTTTTCAAGACCTTTTCACCAAGCAATATTTTCATAGGTAGTGCACTTGTGTGGCTTTATTGCAAATGTGGGGATTATGTGTCAGCATCTAAGGTTCTCCAATACCTGCCCGATAAAGATGTAGTTTCATGGACTGCAATGATTTCTGGTTGTTCCCTCCTTGGTCATGAGTACGAGGCCCTTGAGTACTTAAAGGAAATGCTGGGTGATGGTGTGGAACCCAATCCATATACTTATTCATCGGCGCTGAAGGCATGTGCTAAACTAGAAAATATTAACCAAGGGAGGCTAATCCATTCCTCCATAAACAAGAGCCCTGAATTATCGAACGTGTTTGTGGGCAGTGCTTTAGTTCATATGTATTCTAAATGTGGGTATCTTTCGGATGCGGTTCAGGTCTTCGATAGCATGCCTGAGAAGAACTTGGTTTCCTGGAAGTCGATGATCGTAGCATATGCAAGGAATGGGCTTTGTGGCGAGGCTTTGAGGCTCATGTATCAAATGCGAGCTGAGGGCATTGAGGTGGATGATTACATCCTCTCAACCGTTCTTTCTTCCTGTGGAGATTTTGAGTGGGACAAATGTTTATCATCACAGCATCGTTTGCAGTCATAA